One part of the Vicia villosa cultivar HV-30 ecotype Madison, WI linkage group LG6, Vvil1.0, whole genome shotgun sequence genome encodes these proteins:
- the LOC131613934 gene encoding F-box/kelch-repeat protein At3g23880-like, whose translation MAFFPLFKKSLNSFTRPMDAYFQLKENEYFFKNNKKDKEFNFVVGSCNGLLCLLGHSIDYEYEYVVKLWFQIWNPATKTVSPRLCFCSSWDDDYSIILDDEDSTIEPFSFTFGFDESTTIYKVVEMMKTKVRVFNLRSNTWRYIQYSPMYLNEDSAVYLSGSVYWLATQNRSGPYYVSNDIITNKQFVIISLDLRTETHTQLLPPQGFDKDFDEMPYIEPKLSVLNDCLSFCYDFKQIHYVIWQMKEFEVEDSWIQFLKISYHNLRIPLNGLYHLLPVCVSEKNAADAVADIANAVIALVAMRIAAVAA comes from the coding sequence ATGGCGTTTTTTCCTTTGTTCAAGAAATCTCTGAACTCTTTCACTCGTCCCATGGATGCTTACTTTCAATTGAAAGAGAATGAAtacttttttaaaaacaataaaaaagacAAAGAATTCAATTTTGTAGTTGGTTCCTGCAATGGATTGCTATGCTTGTTAGGCCACTCTATTGACTATGAGTATGAGTATGTTGTGAAATTATGGTTTCAAATTTGGAACCCGGCCACCAAGACAGTATCACCAAGATTATGTTTTTGTTCTTCCTGGGACGATGATTATAGTATAATTTTGGATGATGAGGATAGTACAATTGAACCTTTTAGTTTCACATTTGGTTTTGATGAATCAACTACCATATATAAGGTGGTGGAGATGATGAAAACAAAGGTAAGAGTTTTCAACTTGCGTAGTAATACTTGGAGATATATTCAATATTCTCCTATGTATCTCAACGAAGATTCGGCTGTGTATCTTAGCGGAAGTGTTTATTGGTTGGCAACTCAGAATCGTTCTGGTCCTTATTACGTTAGCAATGATATTATTACTAACAAGCAATTTGTGATTATCTCACTTGATTTGAGGACAGAGACACATACTCAGTTGCTACCTCCTCAGGGTTTTGATAAAGATTTTGATGAAATGCCATATATCGAACCAAAACTAAGTGTGTTAAATGATTGTCTTTCTTTTTGTTATGATTTCAAACAAATTCATTATGTTATATGGCAAATGAAGGAATTTGAAGTGGAAGACTCTTGGATTCAATTCCTTAAAATTAGTTACCATAATCTTCGAATTCCACTTAATGGCTTATACCATTTGTTACCAGTTTGCGTTTCGGAGAAGAATG
- the LOC131613935 gene encoding F-box/kelch-repeat protein At3g06240-like, whose translation MSPSSSPVFIPHDLIIEVLFFLPVKSVIRLMCMSKTFHSLVSDPTFVKLHLHRSARTRDVSLVSNSEGDSATLNVVSLSHNPSIRFTLPNDPYFQRNYKDCFYIVGSCNGLLCLGYKVNGNRKKMSLRFWNPATRKLSYQLRITGDARLYNLTFGYDSSRNTYKLVHFINRTTEVKVLNLGDNVWRNIPNSPICHHFAMHFVHMRDSVIWLAICNLRSPRPYKCKDITIEQFAAISLDLGTETHTRLSLPQGFVEVPFVMPYLSVLKDSLCFSHDFKQTHFVIWQMKEFGVEDSWTQFFKIRYHDLQIYNDLQFRCIPLCMSEKTDTLLLSNPDTAILYNLRNKKAESIDKPWKFRNHYYIESLVSCP comes from the coding sequence ATGTCACCATCATCATCACCGGTTTTCATTCCGCACGATCTTATCATCGAGGTGCTTTTCTTTCTTCCGGTAAAATCAGTCATTCGATTGATGTGTATGAGTAAGACATTCCACTCTCTTGTCTCTGATCCCACCTTTGTCAAATTGCATCTTCATAGATCTGCACGAACTCGAGACGTCTCACTTGTATCCAACTCCGAAGGCGATTCCGCCACCTTAAACGTTGTTAGTCTATCTCATAATCCTTCAATTCGTTTCACCCTTCCAAATGATCCTTACTTTCAACGCAACTATAAGGATTGTTTCTATATAGTTGGTTCCTGCAATGGATTACTCTGTTTGGGTTATAAAGTTAATGGTAACCGTAAAAAGATGAGCCTTCGTTTTTGGAATCCCGCAACGAGGAAATTGTCATATCAATTACGAATCACTGGTGATGCTAGACTTTATAATTTGACTTTTGGTTATGATagttcaagaaacacttataagcTGGTGCATTTCATTAATCGTACCACGGAGGTAAAAGTTCTCAATTTGGGTGATAATGTTTGGAGAAATATCCCAAATTCTCCTATATGTCATCATTTCGCAATGCATTTTGTGCATATGCGTGATAGTGTTATTTGGTTGGCAATATGCAATCTCCGCTCTCCCCGTCCTTACAAGTGCAAGGATATTACTATAGAACAATTTGCAGCTATTTCACTTGATTTGGGCACGGAGACACATACTAGGTTGTCTCTTCCGCAAGGTTTCGTTGAAGTGCCATTTGTTATGCCATATTTAAGTGTGTTAAAGgactctctttgtttttctcatgATTTCAAACAAACTCATTTTGTTATATGGCAAATGAAGGAATTCGGAGTTGAAGATTCTTGGACACAATTCTTTAAAATTAGATATCATGATCTTCAAATATATAATGACTTGCAGTTTCGGTGTATACCATTATGCATGTCTGAGAAGACTGATACCCTATTATTGTCAAATCCAGACACTGCAATTCTCTATAATTTGAGAAATAAAAAAGCAGAGAGTATCGATAAACCTTGGAAGTTCCGTAACCATTATTACATTGAAAGCTTGGTTTCATGTCCCTGA